A portion of the Pagrus major chromosome 8, Pma_NU_1.0 genome contains these proteins:
- the caprin1b gene encoding caprin-1b isoform X1, translated as MPSVMNANGPLQSVSPDVGSAPGSMGSLGQSEVLKQVLGVIDKKARNMEKKKSKLDDYQVRKNSGECLNADQLEALSKYQEVMNNLEFARELHKTFIAMGQDLQKVVKKSARREQLQREEAEQRRLKTVLELQFLLDRLGEDTVRQDLKQGVSGSPLLTDADLTAFDEFYKLVGPDRDQNIRLVDQYEEASMHLWDLLEGKDKTVVGTTYKALRETLDQVLLSGYFDRVPAHQNGVCEEEEEEEAASAVAGAAAAAAAAAAAAAVVAESSEAEEQTVDPETEIIEEFTEPIAVETTEFVNRQFIPDSTYSGSEKEQGDEWTTETEAVSAMQQPPVQSAASPVAMETHPLNLASPAPPSDPMVRKQVVQDLMAQMQGTYNFMQDSMLEFDGQPIDPAIVSAQPMKPAQNMDLTQMVCPPVHPESRLSQPNTVPVQPEPTQVPIVSPTPPPMYQTSHTPDPRPPTESIDPIQASLSLSSEQPPPSTALPPASQTQVFQPVSKTPHSSGINVNAAPFQSMQTVFNLNAPVPPASETEALNQANQYQNSYNQAFNSQSQHPVEQTEMQSEQLQSVVGAFHSQDQSGGHPQPSQQGPGFGRQPQSFYNSRGMSRGGPRNARGMINGYRGSSNGFRGGYDGYRPPFANTPNSGYGPTQFNTPRDYSNGNYQRDGYQQNYKRGAGQGPRGVSRGSTQAIRS; from the exons ATGCCCTCAGTGATGAATGCAAATGGACCTCTGCAGTCTGTCAGCCCAGATGTGGGATCCGCTCCAGGGTCAATGGGCAGTCTTGGACAGTCCGAAGTCTTGAAGCAAGTGCTGGGTGTCATCGATAAGAAGGCCCGCAACATGGAGAAGAAAAAG AGCAAACTGGATGATTATCAAGTCAGGAAGAATAGCGGGGAGTGTCTCAATGCTGACCAGCTG gaGGCCCTATCCAAATACCAGGAAGTTATGAATAACTTGGAATTTGCCCGTGAGTTGCACAAGACGTTCATCGCAATGGGACAAGAT CTTCAGAAGGTGGTGAAGAAGTCTGCGAGGAGGGAGCAGCTACAGCGggaggaggcagagcagaggaggctgAAGACGGTTCTGGAGCTGCAGTTCCTCCTGGACCGGCTGGGAGAAGACACTGTGCGGCAGGACCTGAAGCAGGGAGTTAGCGGCTCACCGCTTCTAACAGATGCAGACCTCACAGCTTTCGATGAGTTCTACAAGTTAGTGGGGCCAGACCGTGACCAAAACATCAG GTTGGTTGACCAGTATGAAGAAGCATCTATGCACCTCTGGGACCTGCTGGAAGGGAAGGACAAGACTGTGGTTGGAACGACAT ACAAGGCACTGAGAGAGACTTTGGACCAGGTTCTGCTGAGCGGGTACTTTGACCGCGTTCCAGCTCACCAAAACGGCGTGTgcgaggaggaagaagaggaagaggcagcCTCAGCGGtggcaggagcagcagcagcagcagcagcagcagcagcagcagcagcagtagtagctgAATCGTCAGAAGCAGAAGAGCAGACTGTTGATCCAG AAACTGAAATAATTGAGGAGTTCACAGAACCCATCGCGGTGGAAACGACAGAG tTTGTAAACAGACAGTTCATTCCAGACAGTACTTACAGCGGCAGTGAGAAGGAGCAGGGGGATGAGTGGACCACGGAAACAGAG GCAGTCAGTGCCATGCAGCAGCCGCCTGTGCAGTCTGCAGCTTCccctgttgccatggagacccACCCCCTGAACTTGGCGTCTCCTGCGCCGCCTTCTGACCCCATGGTCAGGAAGCAGGTGGTGCAGGACTTGATGGCACAGATGCAAGGAACATACAACTTCATGCAG GACTCTATGCTGGAGTTTGACGGACAGCCCATTGACCCTGCCATTGTCTCAGCGCAACCTATGAAACCTGCTCAGAACATGGACTTGACACAGATGGTGTGTCCTCCAG TTCACCCAGAGTCCCGGCTATCGCAACCCAACACTGTTCCTGTCCAACCTGAGCCCACACAA GTTCCTATCGTCTCTCCAACTCCGCCCCCCATGTATCAGACCTCACACACGCCAGATCCTCGACCCCCAACAGAATCCATCGACCCCATCCAG GCCTCCCTGTCCTTGTCGTCGGAGCAGCCTCCACCCTCTACAGCTCTCCCACCTGCCTCTCAAACGCAGGTTTTCCAGCCTGTTTCCAAAACTCCTCACAGCAGTGGCATCAATGTCAACGCAGCTCCATTCCAGTCAATGCAGACA GTGTTCAACCTCAATGCCCCGGTCCCGCCGGCGAGTGAGACAGAGGCTTTGAACCAGGCCAACCAATACCAGAACAGCTACAACCAAGCCTTCAACAGCCAGTCGCAGCATCCTGTGGAGCAGACAGAGATGCAGTCAGAACAACTGCAGTCTG TAGTTGGTGCCTTCCATTCCCAAGACCAGTCAGGTGGCCATCCGCAGCCTTCCCAGCAGGGCCCAGGCTTCGGCAGGCAGCCTCAGTCCTTCTACAACAGCAGAGGGATGTCTCGAGGTGGACCTCGCAACGCCAGGGGCATGATCAACGGCTACAGAGGCTCATCGAATGGATTCAGAG GTGGCTATGATGGTTATCGTCCTCCCTTTGCCAACACTCCAAACTCCGGTTATGGACCGACTCAGTTCAACACACCCCGGGATTACTCAAATGGAAATTATCAGAGG GATGGTTACCAACAGAACTACAAGCGAGGAGCTGGTCAGGGACCCAGAGGCGTGTCAAGAGGCAGCACTCAGGCAATACGATCCTGA
- the caprin1b gene encoding caprin-1b isoform X2, with translation MPSVMNANGPLQSVSPDVGSAPGSMGSLGQSEVLKQVLGVIDKKARNMEKKKSKLDDYQVRKNSGECLNADQLEALSKYQEVMNNLEFARELHKTFIAMGQDLQKVVKKSARREQLQREEAEQRRLKTVLELQFLLDRLGEDTVRQDLKQGVSGSPLLTDADLTAFDEFYKLVGPDRDQNIRLVDQYEEASMHLWDLLEGKDKTVVGTTYKALRETLDQVLLSGYFDRVPAHQNGVCEEEEEEEAASAVAGAAAAAAAAAAAAAVVAESSEAEEQTVDPETEIIEEFTEPIAVETTEFVNRQFIPDSTYSGSEKEQGDEWTTETEAVSAMQQPPVQSAASPVAMETHPLNLASPAPPSDPMVRKQVVQDLMAQMQGTYNFMQDSMLEFDGQPIDPAIVSAQPMKPAQNMDLTQMVCPPVHPESRLSQPNTVPVQPEPTQVPIVSPTPPPMYQTSHTPDPRPPTESIDPIQASLSLSSEQPPPSTALPPASQTQVFQPVSKTPHSSGINVNAAPFQSMQTVFNLNAPVPPASETEALNQANQYQNSYNQAFNSQSQHPVEQTEMQSEQLQSVGAFHSQDQSGGHPQPSQQGPGFGRQPQSFYNSRGMSRGGPRNARGMINGYRGSSNGFRGGYDGYRPPFANTPNSGYGPTQFNTPRDYSNGNYQRDGYQQNYKRGAGQGPRGVSRGSTQAIRS, from the exons ATGCCCTCAGTGATGAATGCAAATGGACCTCTGCAGTCTGTCAGCCCAGATGTGGGATCCGCTCCAGGGTCAATGGGCAGTCTTGGACAGTCCGAAGTCTTGAAGCAAGTGCTGGGTGTCATCGATAAGAAGGCCCGCAACATGGAGAAGAAAAAG AGCAAACTGGATGATTATCAAGTCAGGAAGAATAGCGGGGAGTGTCTCAATGCTGACCAGCTG gaGGCCCTATCCAAATACCAGGAAGTTATGAATAACTTGGAATTTGCCCGTGAGTTGCACAAGACGTTCATCGCAATGGGACAAGAT CTTCAGAAGGTGGTGAAGAAGTCTGCGAGGAGGGAGCAGCTACAGCGggaggaggcagagcagaggaggctgAAGACGGTTCTGGAGCTGCAGTTCCTCCTGGACCGGCTGGGAGAAGACACTGTGCGGCAGGACCTGAAGCAGGGAGTTAGCGGCTCACCGCTTCTAACAGATGCAGACCTCACAGCTTTCGATGAGTTCTACAAGTTAGTGGGGCCAGACCGTGACCAAAACATCAG GTTGGTTGACCAGTATGAAGAAGCATCTATGCACCTCTGGGACCTGCTGGAAGGGAAGGACAAGACTGTGGTTGGAACGACAT ACAAGGCACTGAGAGAGACTTTGGACCAGGTTCTGCTGAGCGGGTACTTTGACCGCGTTCCAGCTCACCAAAACGGCGTGTgcgaggaggaagaagaggaagaggcagcCTCAGCGGtggcaggagcagcagcagcagcagcagcagcagcagcagcagcagcagtagtagctgAATCGTCAGAAGCAGAAGAGCAGACTGTTGATCCAG AAACTGAAATAATTGAGGAGTTCACAGAACCCATCGCGGTGGAAACGACAGAG tTTGTAAACAGACAGTTCATTCCAGACAGTACTTACAGCGGCAGTGAGAAGGAGCAGGGGGATGAGTGGACCACGGAAACAGAG GCAGTCAGTGCCATGCAGCAGCCGCCTGTGCAGTCTGCAGCTTCccctgttgccatggagacccACCCCCTGAACTTGGCGTCTCCTGCGCCGCCTTCTGACCCCATGGTCAGGAAGCAGGTGGTGCAGGACTTGATGGCACAGATGCAAGGAACATACAACTTCATGCAG GACTCTATGCTGGAGTTTGACGGACAGCCCATTGACCCTGCCATTGTCTCAGCGCAACCTATGAAACCTGCTCAGAACATGGACTTGACACAGATGGTGTGTCCTCCAG TTCACCCAGAGTCCCGGCTATCGCAACCCAACACTGTTCCTGTCCAACCTGAGCCCACACAA GTTCCTATCGTCTCTCCAACTCCGCCCCCCATGTATCAGACCTCACACACGCCAGATCCTCGACCCCCAACAGAATCCATCGACCCCATCCAG GCCTCCCTGTCCTTGTCGTCGGAGCAGCCTCCACCCTCTACAGCTCTCCCACCTGCCTCTCAAACGCAGGTTTTCCAGCCTGTTTCCAAAACTCCTCACAGCAGTGGCATCAATGTCAACGCAGCTCCATTCCAGTCAATGCAGACA GTGTTCAACCTCAATGCCCCGGTCCCGCCGGCGAGTGAGACAGAGGCTTTGAACCAGGCCAACCAATACCAGAACAGCTACAACCAAGCCTTCAACAGCCAGTCGCAGCATCCTGTGGAGCAGACAGAGATGCAGTCAGAACAACTGCAGTCTG TTGGTGCCTTCCATTCCCAAGACCAGTCAGGTGGCCATCCGCAGCCTTCCCAGCAGGGCCCAGGCTTCGGCAGGCAGCCTCAGTCCTTCTACAACAGCAGAGGGATGTCTCGAGGTGGACCTCGCAACGCCAGGGGCATGATCAACGGCTACAGAGGCTCATCGAATGGATTCAGAG GTGGCTATGATGGTTATCGTCCTCCCTTTGCCAACACTCCAAACTCCGGTTATGGACCGACTCAGTTCAACACACCCCGGGATTACTCAAATGGAAATTATCAGAGG GATGGTTACCAACAGAACTACAAGCGAGGAGCTGGTCAGGGACCCAGAGGCGTGTCAAGAGGCAGCACTCAGGCAATACGATCCTGA
- the lmo2 gene encoding rhombotin-2, with protein sequence MIDMTSTIERKTLEANEEPVDEVLQMPPSLLTCGGCQQSIGDRFFLKAIEQYWHEDCLSCDLCGCRLGEVGRRLYYKLGRKLCRRDYLRLFGQDGLCASCEKRIRAFEMTMRVRDKVYHLECFKCAACQKHFCVGDRYLLINSDIVCEQDIFEWTKLNNSNMI encoded by the exons ATGATAGACATGACATCCACGATAGAGAGGAAGACACTGGAAGCCAATGA GGAGCCGGTGGACGAGGTCCTCCAGATGCCACCGTCCCTGCTGACATGCGGTGGGTGTCAGCAGAGCATCGGTGACAGGTTCTTCCTAAAGGCCATCGAGCAGTACTGGCATGAGGACTGCCTGAGCTGCGACCTTTGTGGCTGCCGACTCGGAGAGGTGGGCCGTCGGCTCTACTACAAGCTGGGAAGAAAGTTATGTCGGAGAGACTACCTCAG GCTTTTCGGTCAGGACGGTCTCTGTGCTTCCTGTGAGAAGAGGATCCGAGCGTTCGAGATGACGATGCGTGTGCGGGACAAGGTTTACCATCTGGAGTGCTTCAAGTGTGCCGCCTGCCAGAAGCACTTCTGCGTGGGTGACCGCTACCTGCTGATCAACTCAGACATTGTGTGCGAGCAGGACATCTTTGAGTGGACCAAactcaacaacagcaacatgatTTAG